In a genomic window of Glycine max cultivar Williams 82 chromosome 13, Glycine_max_v4.0, whole genome shotgun sequence:
- the LOC100787956 gene encoding troponin T, cardiac muscle isoform X1 — protein sequence MRRKSRGKRRRAASATTLSPSSLSAIPILWDAYDTICIHCNNKGEEAKEDGLLICSGRGCPVAVHATCLATGPKFDGSGNFCCPYCWYKRAVDTCRRLREKALEAKGDLSRFLDNHDHARAAAHVDLVVQDSEELMEETGTQAQSKDNKDEEGEARVNQVHDREETETEPEGNKEKEGKVRDNEELVEERERKTVTEAQSQENKAEEDKFQDDSEELVVETETETEVQCEENKEEGKVRDSEEHVEEMETETGAEAQPEEKKDEGKVRDSEKLVEETQTETEGQSEEKKDEEGKVAVMSSSVSETYDSDSVAVSMKKRKDKKKKVTSARKSLSLQQEHKNKHYKTRGKVANEEEVTSFKTTSLGQQPQRMKQSSLAAKRKRLLWTAEEEKVLKEGVSKFSTENQNIPWRKILEFGCRVFDETRTPVDLKDKWKNIISKKSRSTDCSYTFDL from the exons atgagaagaaagagcAGGGGCAAACGTAGGCGTGCGGCATCTGCAACAACTCTGAGTCCTTCTTCCCTCTCCGCCATTCCCATTCTTTGG gatgCGTATGATACCATCTGCATTCACTGCAATAACAAAGGCGAGGAGGCCAAGGAGGATGGACTTTTGATTTGCAGCGGAAGGGGCTGCCCCGTCGCTGTCCATGCCACCTGCCTCGCCACCGGACCTAAATTTGACGGTTCCGGTAACTTCTGCTGCCCCTACTGCTGGTACAAGCGCGCCGTTGACACGTGTCGACGCCTCAGGGAGAAGGCCCTGGAAGCCAAGGGAGACTTGTCACGCTTTCTGGACAATCACGACCACGCACGTGCGGCTGCACATGTGGATCTGGTTGTTCAGGATAGTGAAGAACTCATGGAGGAAACAGGAACACAAGCACAGTCTAAAGATAATAAAGATGAGGAGGGAGAGGCACGTGTGAATCAGGTTCATGATAGGGAAGAAACTGAGACAGAACCAGAAGGGAATAAAGAAAAGGAGGGAAAGGTTCGGGATAATGAAGAACTCgtggaagaaagagaaagaaaaacagtGACAGAAGCACAATCTCAAGAGAATAAAGCTGAGGAGGATAAGTTTCAAGATGATAGTGAAGAACTCGTGGTGgaaacagaaacagaaacagAAGTTCAGTGTGAAGAGAATAAAGAGGAGGGTAAGGTTCGGGATAGTGAAGAACATGTGGAGGAAATGGAAACAGAAACAGGAGCAGAAGCGCAACCTGAAGAGAAGAAAGATGAGGGTAAGGTTCGGGACAGTGAAaaactcgtggaggaaacgcaAACGGAAACAGAAGGACAATCTGAAGAGAAGAAAGATGAGGAGGGAAAGGTGGCTGTGATGAGTAGTTCTGTGAGTGAGACCTATGATTCGGATTCTGTGGCTGTATCGatgaagaaaaggaaggataagaagaagaaggttacTTCCGCAAGGAAATCTTTGTCGTTACAACAAGAGCATAAGAATAAGCATTATAAGACTAGAGGGAAAGTTGCCAACGAGGAGGAAGTTACCAGCTTCAAAACTACGAGTTTGGGGCAGCAACCACAGAG AATGAAGCAGAGTTCACTGGCTGCAAAGCGTAAGAGATTACTTTGGAcagcagaagaagaaaaagttctCAAG GAAGGAGTATCAAAGTTCTCCACAGAAAATCAGAATATCCCTTGGaggaaaattttggaatttggcTGTCGTGTATTTGATGAGACTCGTACTCCTGTTGATCTCAAGGATAAATGGAAGAACATTATCTCCAAGAAAAGTAGAAGTACTGATTGTAGTTATACTTTTGATTTATAA
- the LOC100787956 gene encoding cylicin-2 isoform X2, which yields MRRKSRGKRRRAASATTLSPSSLSAIPILWDAYDTICIHCNNKGEEAKEDGLLICSGRGCPVAVHATCLATGPKFDGSGNFCCPYCWYKRAVDTCRRLREKALEAKGDLSRFLDNHDHARAAAHVDLVVQDSEELMEETGTQAQSKDNKDEEGEARVNQVHDREETETEPEGNKEKEGKVRDNEELVEERERKTVTEAQSQENKAEEDKFQDDSEELVVETETETEVQCEENKEEGKVRDSEEHVEEMETETGAEAQPEEKKDEGKVRDSEKLVEETQTETEGQSEEKKDEEGKVAVMSSSVSETYDSDSVAVSMKKRKDKKKKVTSARKSLSLQQEHKNKHYKTRGKVANEEEVTSFKTTSLGQQPQRMKQSSLAAKRKRLLWTAEEEKVLKVQEK from the exons atgagaagaaagagcAGGGGCAAACGTAGGCGTGCGGCATCTGCAACAACTCTGAGTCCTTCTTCCCTCTCCGCCATTCCCATTCTTTGG gatgCGTATGATACCATCTGCATTCACTGCAATAACAAAGGCGAGGAGGCCAAGGAGGATGGACTTTTGATTTGCAGCGGAAGGGGCTGCCCCGTCGCTGTCCATGCCACCTGCCTCGCCACCGGACCTAAATTTGACGGTTCCGGTAACTTCTGCTGCCCCTACTGCTGGTACAAGCGCGCCGTTGACACGTGTCGACGCCTCAGGGAGAAGGCCCTGGAAGCCAAGGGAGACTTGTCACGCTTTCTGGACAATCACGACCACGCACGTGCGGCTGCACATGTGGATCTGGTTGTTCAGGATAGTGAAGAACTCATGGAGGAAACAGGAACACAAGCACAGTCTAAAGATAATAAAGATGAGGAGGGAGAGGCACGTGTGAATCAGGTTCATGATAGGGAAGAAACTGAGACAGAACCAGAAGGGAATAAAGAAAAGGAGGGAAAGGTTCGGGATAATGAAGAACTCgtggaagaaagagaaagaaaaacagtGACAGAAGCACAATCTCAAGAGAATAAAGCTGAGGAGGATAAGTTTCAAGATGATAGTGAAGAACTCGTGGTGgaaacagaaacagaaacagAAGTTCAGTGTGAAGAGAATAAAGAGGAGGGTAAGGTTCGGGATAGTGAAGAACATGTGGAGGAAATGGAAACAGAAACAGGAGCAGAAGCGCAACCTGAAGAGAAGAAAGATGAGGGTAAGGTTCGGGACAGTGAAaaactcgtggaggaaacgcaAACGGAAACAGAAGGACAATCTGAAGAGAAGAAAGATGAGGAGGGAAAGGTGGCTGTGATGAGTAGTTCTGTGAGTGAGACCTATGATTCGGATTCTGTGGCTGTATCGatgaagaaaaggaaggataagaagaagaaggttacTTCCGCAAGGAAATCTTTGTCGTTACAACAAGAGCATAAGAATAAGCATTATAAGACTAGAGGGAAAGTTGCCAACGAGGAGGAAGTTACCAGCTTCAAAACTACGAGTTTGGGGCAGCAACCACAGAG AATGAAGCAGAGTTCACTGGCTGCAAAGCGTAAGAGATTACTTTGGAcagcagaagaagaaaaagttctCAAG GTACAGgagaaatga
- the LOC102664664 gene encoding pentatricopeptide repeat-containing protein At5g38730 isoform X1 → MVLIGNHNQFVDSLCAFVVKGHWGDLSKVKNVSALTSSTIHQVLLQLSLYGYGLSYSFPFFKWLDSIPHYSHSLQCSWAMIHILTEHKHFKTAQHMLEKIAHKDFLSSPSVLTTLVRTHDNQEVNSQVLSWLVIHYAKSKMTQDAIQVFEQMRLHEVKPHLHACTVLLNSLLKDGVTHMVWKIYKKMVQVGVVPNTYIYNCLFHACSKAGDVERAEQLLNEMDVKGLLPDIFTYNTLISLYCKKGMHYEALSIQNRMEREGINLDIVSYNSLIYRFCKEGRMREAMRMFSEIKNATPNHVTYTTLIDGYCKTNELEEALKMREMMEAKGLYPGVVTFNSILRKLCQDGRIRDANKLLNEMSERKIQADNITCNTLINAYCKIGDLKSALKFKNKLLEAGLKPDPFTYKALIHGFCKTNELERAKELMFSMLDAGFTPSYCTYSWIVDGYNKKDNMDSVLALPDEFLSRGLCLDVSVYRALIRRSCKVERVECAERLFNHMEGKGISGESVIYTSLAYAYWKAGNVRAASSMLEEMARRRLMITVKLYRCFSTSDAHENKVSQFFWNHVVDRGLMSRNTIILG, encoded by the exons ATGGTTTTGATTGGGAATCATAACCAATTTGTTGATAGTCTGTGTGCATTTGTGGTCAAGGGTCACTGGGGCGATCTGTCAAAGGTGAAGAATGTTTCTGCTCTCACTTCCTCTACCATTCACCAGGTACTATTGCAGCTCTCACTCTATGGTTATGGGCTCTCTTATTCCTTCCCATTCTTCAAATGGCTTGACTCCATCCCACATTATAGCCATTCCTTGCAATGTTCATGGGCCATGATTCACATccttaccgaacataagcattTCAAAACTGCACAACACATGCTTGAAAAAATTGCTCACAAGGATTTTCTTTCATCCCCTTCAGTTTTGACCACTTTGGTGAGGACTCATGACAACCAGGAAGTTAATTCTCAAGTGCTGAGCTGGCTTGTCATACATTATGCCAAGTCAAAGATGACACAGGATGCAATTCAAGTTTTTGAGcagatgaggttgcatgaagtCAAACCTCATTTGCATGCTTGTACTGTTCTTTTGAATTCCTTGTTGAAGGATGGGGTTACTCACATGGTGTGGAAAATTTACAAGAAAATGGTTCAAGTTGGGGTTGTTCCCAATACATACATTTACAATTGTTTATTCCATGCTTGTTCAAAAGCAGGAGATGTGGAAAGGGCAGAACAGTTATTAAATGAGATGGATGTAAAGGGTTTGCTTCCTGATATCTTCACATACAATACTTTGATATCGTTATATTGCAAGAAAGGTATGCATTATGAGGCTTTATCCATCCAGAACAGAATGGAAAGAGAGGGGATAAACCTTGATATTGTTAGTTATAACTCTCTTATTTATCGATTTTGCAAAGAAGGCAGGATGAGAGAAGCTATGAGGATGtttagtgaaataaaaaatgcaactcCCAATCATGTGACATATACTACATTGATTGATGGTTATTGTAAAACAAATGAACTGGAAGAAGCTTTGAAAATGCGTGAAATGATGGAGGCTAAGGGATTGTACCCTGGAGTTGTtacttttaattcaattttgcgCAAGCTGTGCCAAGATGGCAGGATAAGGGATGCAAACAAACTCTTGAATGAGATGAGTGAACGGAAAATTCAAGCTGACAATATCACATGCAACACACTAATTAATGCTTACTGCAAGATTGGAGATTTGAAATCAGCTTTGAAATTTAAGAACAAGCTGTTAGAAGCTGGTCTAAAACCTGATCCATTTACATATAAGGCACTGATTCATGGGTTCTGCAAGACGAATGAACTAGAAAGGGCAAAGGAGTTAATGTTCAGCATGCTTGATGCTGGATTTACCCCCAGTTATTGCACATACTCATGGATTGTAGATGGCTACAATAAGAAAGACAATATGGATTCAGTTTTAGCACTTCCAGATGAGTTTCTGAGTAGAGGTCTTTGTCTTGATGTTTCAGTATACAGGGCATTGATAAGAAGGTCATGCAAGGTAGAAAGGGTTGAATGTGCTGAAAGGTTATTCAATCATATGGAAGGAAAGGGTATATCAGGTGAAAGTGTTATCTACACCAGTCTTGCATATGCTTATTGGAAAGCGGGGAATGTACGTGCTGCCTCAAGTATGCTAGAAGAGATGGCTAGGAGAAGGTTGATGATCACAGTCAAACTTTATAGATGCTTTAGCACTTCTGATGCTCATGAAAACAAAGTGTCACAGTTCTTCTGGAATCATGTGGTCGATAGGGGTCTGATGTCAAGAAATACAAT CATATTGGGATGA
- the LOC100787436 gene encoding two-component response regulator ORR9 has product MAMTVEAQFHVLAVDDSIIDRMLIERLLKTSSFHVTTLDSATKALKFLGLVEDELRTFDTTVASEIHQDVDVNLIITDYCMPGLTGYDLLRKIKESKSLKNIPVVIMSSENVPSRINRCLEEGAEEFFLKPVQQADVNKLKPHLMKSRAKEEQDQPFNNKRKDMKEIHSPNKTRIKCSS; this is encoded by the exons ATGGCTATGACTGTGGAGGCTCAGTTCCATGTTTTGGCTGTTGATGACAGTATTATTGACAGAATGCTGATTGAGAGGCTCCTAAAAACCTCTTCCTTTCATG TTACTACACTGGACTCTGCCACTAAGGCCTTAAAATTTCTTGGTTTGGTTGAAGATGAGTTGCGGACTTTTGACACTACTGTTGCATCAGAAATTCATCAG GATGTAGATGTAAACTTGATTATAACAGATTACTGCATGCCAGGACTGACTGGCTATGATCTGCTGAGAAAAATCAAG GAATCTAAATCTCTTAAAAACATACCAGTTGTGATTATGTCCTCAGAGAATGTACCATCAAGGATCAACAG ATGCTTGGAAGAGGGTGCAGAAGAATTCTTTCTGAAACCAGTTCAACAGGCAGATGTGAACAAGCTGAAACCTCACTTGATGAAATCAAGAGCTAAGGAAGAGCAAGACCAGCCCTTCAATAACAAAAGGAAGGACATGAAGGAAATCCACTCCCCAAATAAAACCAGGATAAAATGTAGCAGTTAA
- the LOC102664664 gene encoding pentatricopeptide repeat-containing protein At5g38730 isoform X2 has translation MVLIGNHNQFVDSLCAFVVKGHWGDLSKVKNVSALTSSTIHQVLLQLSLYGYGLSYSFPFFKWLDSIPHYSHSLQCSWAMIHILTEHKHFKTAQHMLEKIAHKDFLSSPSVLTTLVRTHDNQEVNSQVLSWLVIHYAKSKMTQDAIQVFEQMRLHEVKPHLHACTVLLNSLLKDGVTHMVWKIYKKMVQVGVVPNTYIYNCLFHACSKAGDVERAEQLLNEMDVKGLLPDIFTYNTLISLYCKKGMHYEALSIQNRMEREGINLDIVSYNSLIYRFCKEGRMREAMRMFSEIKNATPNHVTYTTLIDGYCKTNELEEALKMREMMEAKGLYPGVVTFNSILRKLCQDGRIRDANKLLNEMSERKIQADNITCNTLINAYCKIGDLKSALKFKNKLLEAGLKPDPFTYKALIHGFCKTNELERAKELMFSMLDAGFTPSYCTYSWIVDGYNKKDNMDSVLALPDEFLSRGLCLDVSVYRALIRRSCKVERVECAERLFNHMEGKGISGESVIYTSLAYAYWKAGNVRAASSMLEEMARRSILG, from the exons ATGGTTTTGATTGGGAATCATAACCAATTTGTTGATAGTCTGTGTGCATTTGTGGTCAAGGGTCACTGGGGCGATCTGTCAAAGGTGAAGAATGTTTCTGCTCTCACTTCCTCTACCATTCACCAGGTACTATTGCAGCTCTCACTCTATGGTTATGGGCTCTCTTATTCCTTCCCATTCTTCAAATGGCTTGACTCCATCCCACATTATAGCCATTCCTTGCAATGTTCATGGGCCATGATTCACATccttaccgaacataagcattTCAAAACTGCACAACACATGCTTGAAAAAATTGCTCACAAGGATTTTCTTTCATCCCCTTCAGTTTTGACCACTTTGGTGAGGACTCATGACAACCAGGAAGTTAATTCTCAAGTGCTGAGCTGGCTTGTCATACATTATGCCAAGTCAAAGATGACACAGGATGCAATTCAAGTTTTTGAGcagatgaggttgcatgaagtCAAACCTCATTTGCATGCTTGTACTGTTCTTTTGAATTCCTTGTTGAAGGATGGGGTTACTCACATGGTGTGGAAAATTTACAAGAAAATGGTTCAAGTTGGGGTTGTTCCCAATACATACATTTACAATTGTTTATTCCATGCTTGTTCAAAAGCAGGAGATGTGGAAAGGGCAGAACAGTTATTAAATGAGATGGATGTAAAGGGTTTGCTTCCTGATATCTTCACATACAATACTTTGATATCGTTATATTGCAAGAAAGGTATGCATTATGAGGCTTTATCCATCCAGAACAGAATGGAAAGAGAGGGGATAAACCTTGATATTGTTAGTTATAACTCTCTTATTTATCGATTTTGCAAAGAAGGCAGGATGAGAGAAGCTATGAGGATGtttagtgaaataaaaaatgcaactcCCAATCATGTGACATATACTACATTGATTGATGGTTATTGTAAAACAAATGAACTGGAAGAAGCTTTGAAAATGCGTGAAATGATGGAGGCTAAGGGATTGTACCCTGGAGTTGTtacttttaattcaattttgcgCAAGCTGTGCCAAGATGGCAGGATAAGGGATGCAAACAAACTCTTGAATGAGATGAGTGAACGGAAAATTCAAGCTGACAATATCACATGCAACACACTAATTAATGCTTACTGCAAGATTGGAGATTTGAAATCAGCTTTGAAATTTAAGAACAAGCTGTTAGAAGCTGGTCTAAAACCTGATCCATTTACATATAAGGCACTGATTCATGGGTTCTGCAAGACGAATGAACTAGAAAGGGCAAAGGAGTTAATGTTCAGCATGCTTGATGCTGGATTTACCCCCAGTTATTGCACATACTCATGGATTGTAGATGGCTACAATAAGAAAGACAATATGGATTCAGTTTTAGCACTTCCAGATGAGTTTCTGAGTAGAGGTCTTTGTCTTGATGTTTCAGTATACAGGGCATTGATAAGAAGGTCATGCAAGGTAGAAAGGGTTGAATGTGCTGAAAGGTTATTCAATCATATGGAAGGAAAGGGTATATCAGGTGAAAGTGTTATCTACACCAGTCTTGCATATGCTTATTGGAAAGCGGGGAATGTACGTGCTGCCTCAAGTATGCTAGAAGAGATGGCTAGGAGAAG CATATTGGGATGA